The Oxobacter pfennigii genome has a window encoding:
- a CDS encoding methyl-accepting chemotaxis protein — translation MFKNLKIANTIILVFLISCISLLLIGFLGYSNMKKINENVTVMYDKGLTPVMQIEDVRNSVLSIRIDVLTMLDTKYTADIADHITNNHNKVNELIGQLEASGLDDQSLGYINEFKAKYNEYIRSWGTIKSYLSGGMKPNEAEKLTFGNLGSQATSHLDSLFIHYQENAQNLKSQSDTLYSSGIMQFAFIFFASVVVIFLITLPIVGVVKGTLKEMNTGLMKVAQGDFTITLDTQGRNELGVMKKSLANTIKSISAMLISIKEGFQAAQDQSEKLTSISKEMSASSQQIADTIQYIASGTGQQAENLIHITNTVNGFGMEVEEIAMAIDDVDKRAKEINTMAENSNTGLNSLVSSIEEIKESFDDVCNKISALGTSIKQINDITVIINSIADQTNLLALNAAIEAARAGEAGRGFSVVADEIRKLAEQSKNSSSGIGKLTDSISKETIEVINTTQDVSEVLENQLESINVTLHSFKQIISSVENMLPKINNVNSSANMINTQKDDIISMIRKASNLAEEASSATEEIAASSQQMNASSEEVAETAQKLNNMSSNLSVEIEKFKL, via the coding sequence ATGTTTAAGAATCTAAAAATCGCAAACACCATTATACTCGTATTTCTAATATCCTGTATATCTCTTCTCCTAATAGGGTTTTTAGGTTACAGCAATATGAAGAAAATAAACGAAAACGTTACAGTAATGTACGACAAAGGATTGACTCCTGTCATGCAAATTGAAGATGTAAGAAACAGCGTCCTTTCAATAAGGATAGATGTACTTACCATGTTAGATACAAAATACACTGCAGATATTGCAGATCATATAACAAATAACCATAATAAAGTAAATGAACTCATAGGACAGCTTGAAGCATCAGGCTTAGATGATCAATCCCTAGGCTATATAAATGAGTTTAAAGCAAAATATAATGAATATATACGCTCCTGGGGCACTATAAAATCTTACCTAAGCGGCGGAATGAAGCCCAATGAAGCAGAAAAGCTTACCTTTGGTAATTTAGGCAGTCAAGCTACATCTCATCTTGATAGTTTATTTATTCATTATCAGGAAAATGCACAGAACTTAAAGTCTCAGAGCGATACTCTGTATTCTAGCGGAATTATGCAGTTTGCTTTTATTTTCTTTGCTTCCGTAGTTGTAATTTTCTTAATAACCCTCCCCATAGTTGGTGTAGTTAAGGGTACGTTAAAGGAAATGAATACAGGTCTTATGAAAGTTGCACAAGGTGATTTTACAATTACTCTTGATACACAAGGAAGGAATGAACTGGGAGTAATGAAAAAATCCTTGGCCAACACTATAAAGAGTATATCGGCAATGTTAATCAGCATAAAAGAAGGTTTTCAGGCAGCACAGGATCAGTCTGAAAAGCTTACATCTATATCCAAGGAGATGTCTGCATCTTCACAGCAAATAGCAGATACCATACAGTATATTGCTTCCGGTACGGGGCAGCAGGCTGAAAACCTCATACACATAACCAATACGGTTAATGGTTTCGGTATGGAAGTTGAAGAAATAGCGATGGCAATTGACGATGTAGATAAGAGAGCCAAAGAGATAAATACCATGGCTGAAAACAGCAACACAGGACTTAACAGCCTTGTATCCTCTATTGAGGAAATTAAAGAATCCTTTGATGATGTATGCAATAAAATTTCTGCCTTAGGAACAAGCATAAAACAGATAAACGACATTACAGTTATAATAAACAGCATAGCTGACCAGACAAACCTCCTTGCCCTCAATGCCGCAATTGAGGCAGCCAGAGCAGGTGAGGCAGGAAGAGGCTTTTCCGTAGTTGCAGATGAAATAAGAAAACTGGCTGAGCAGTCTAAAAATTCATCCTCGGGCATAGGTAAATTGACGGATTCAATTTCGAAAGAAACCATTGAAGTTATAAATACCACCCAGGATGTAAGCGAAGTTTTGGAAAATCAGCTTGAAAGCATCAATGTTACTCTTCATTCCTTCAAGCAGATAATATCTTCGGTAGAAAATATGCTTCCAAAAATCAATAACGTTAACTCTTCTGCCAATATGATAAATACCCAAAAGGATGACATAATATCCATGATAAGAAAAGCATCCAACTTAGCCGAAGAAGCCTCGTCTGCGACAGAGGAGATTGCGGCTTCATCACAGCAGATGAATGCTTCATCGGAAGAAGTGGCCGAAACGGCACAAAAGCTTAATAATATGTCTTCGAATTTATCGGTAGAAATAGAAAAGTTCAAGCTGTAA
- a CDS encoding hemolysin family protein — protein MTENGSLTLQVLFLILLIGVNAFFASSEIAIISLNDNKIKKMAEEGDKKAKLILNLTMEPSKFLATIQVGITLSGLLASAFAAESFADRLTDLAMYYGLPIDVSLIKVASLIIITILLSYFTLVFGELVPKRLAMQKSEAISMFSIKPLSFLLKIAYPFVRFLTFSTNFVIKIFGGNPSYDQESVTEEEIRMMMDLGEENGVIQLEEKEMIDNIFEFDNKSVSEIMTHRRDIAALPADADIEEVLDIVINEKYTRVPVYRDNIDNIIGILHIKDLFSYLRQDPDTAFDIKSILRHPYYVPASKRTDELLKELKRKKSHIAVVIDEYGGTSGIVTIEDLLEEIVGSIWDEYDEEEKQIEKIDETTFLIKGSTDLDYVEDLLDVKLPSDDYDTLGGFIISQLGRIPHEDETPFVEFDGFLFKVEEVSEKRIVKVKVCKV, from the coding sequence ATGACAGAAAACGGAAGCCTTACATTGCAGGTGCTGTTTCTTATTTTATTGATAGGGGTAAATGCTTTTTTTGCGTCCTCTGAAATTGCTATAATATCCCTTAATGATAATAAAATTAAAAAGATGGCCGAAGAAGGAGATAAAAAGGCAAAGCTAATATTAAACCTTACCATGGAGCCCAGCAAATTTTTAGCTACAATCCAGGTAGGAATAACTTTATCGGGGCTTTTAGCCAGCGCCTTTGCGGCCGAAAGCTTTGCTGACAGGCTCACAGACCTGGCAATGTATTATGGTTTACCTATTGATGTCTCGCTCATAAAGGTTGCTTCCCTCATTATAATAACCATACTTTTATCATATTTTACGCTGGTTTTTGGGGAATTGGTCCCTAAAAGGCTGGCTATGCAAAAGTCCGAGGCAATTTCAATGTTTTCCATAAAACCCCTCAGCTTCTTATTAAAAATAGCTTATCCTTTTGTAAGGTTTCTTACATTTTCCACTAATTTTGTCATTAAAATTTTTGGAGGAAATCCTTCCTATGATCAGGAAAGCGTTACAGAGGAGGAGATCCGCATGATGATGGATTTAGGGGAAGAGAATGGGGTTATTCAGTTAGAGGAAAAAGAGATGATAGACAATATCTTTGAGTTCGATAATAAATCTGTTTCTGAAATCATGACCCATAGAAGGGATATTGCAGCTCTTCCTGCCGATGCGGATATTGAAGAAGTATTGGATATAGTTATTAATGAAAAATATACAAGAGTCCCTGTTTACCGAGATAATATAGATAATATAATAGGAATTTTACACATAAAGGACCTGTTTTCTTATTTAAGGCAGGATCCGGATACTGCCTTTGACATAAAAAGTATTTTGCGCCATCCTTATTATGTGCCTGCTTCCAAAAGAACCGATGAGCTTTTAAAAGAGCTTAAAAGAAAGAAAAGCCATATAGCCGTTGTAATTGACGAGTATGGCGGAACGTCAGGTATAGTGACAATAGAGGATTTGCTGGAGGAGATAGTAGGCAGCATATGGGATGAATATGATGAAGAAGAAAAGCAGATAGAAAAAATAGATGAAACTACTTTTTTAATAAAAGGGTCTACGGATTTGGATTATGTGGAGGACCTTCTGGATGTAAAGCTGCCCTCTGATGATTATGATACCTTAGGAGGCTTTATAATAAGCCAGTTAGGGAGAATACCCCATGAAGACGAGACCCCTTTTGTGGAATTTGACGGCTTTCTTTTTAAGGTGGAGGAGGTATCCGAAAAAAGAATAGTTAAAGTCAAGGTATGCAAAGTGTAA